The proteins below come from a single Melospiza georgiana isolate bMelGeo1 chromosome 4, bMelGeo1.pri, whole genome shotgun sequence genomic window:
- the ANKRD54 gene encoding ankyrin repeat domain-containing protein 54 isoform X1, producing MEGGDGADGAPGAGPEPGPGPESEPGPESEPQPRIALPPLGPGAPLGYLHVLWQREEPAGKIPARRLRRAARLHRRLGPTGKEAHALKRLREAANSNDLDTVQQLLEDGADPCAADDKGRTALHFASCNGNDHIVQLLLDHGADPNQRDGLGNTPLHLAACTNHVPVITTLLRGGARVDALDRAGRTPLHLAKSKLNILQEGFSHSLEAVRLEVKQIIQMLREYLDRLGRHEQKEQLDDLCSRLQMTSTKEQVDEVTDLLASFTSLSLQMQKMDNR from the exons ATGGAGGGCGGCGATGGGGCTGACGGGGCGCCTGGCGCGGGGCCCgaaccgggaccgggaccggagTCAGAGCCGGGGCCGGAGTCGGAGCCACAGCCGCGCATCGCGCTGCCGCCACTGGGACCGGGCGCACCTCTCGGTTACCTGCACGTCCTGTGGCAGCGGGAGGAGCCCGCGGGCAAGATCCCGGCCCGCCGCCTGCGCAGGGCCGCCCGCCTGCACCGCCGGCTGGGGCCCACGGGCAAGGAGGCGCACG CTCTGAAAAGGCTGCGTGAAGCTGCCAATAGCAATGATTTGGACACAG TGCAGCAACTCCTGGAGGATGGAGCTGACCCCTGTGCTGCGGACGACAAGGGCCGGACAGCCCTGCACTTTGCCTCCTGCAATGGCAACGATCACATTG TCCAACTGCTTCTGGACCATGGGGCTGACCCAAACCAGAGAGATGGGCTGGGCAATACTCCCTTACACTTGG ctgcctgcacGAACCACGTTCCTGTCATCACCACGCTGCTGCGCGGAG GGGCCAGAGTTGATGCCTTGGATCGAGCTGGCAGAACCCCACTACACCTGGCTAAGTCAAAGCTGAATATCCTGCAGGAAGGATTCTCCCACAGCCTGGAGGCTGTACGCCTTGAAGTGAAACAG ATTATCCAGATGTTGCGGGAATATCTGGACCGTCTGGGGAGGCATGAGCAAAAGGAACAGCTGGATGACCTCTGCTCCAGGCTACAGATGACTAGCACGAAGGAGCAG GTGGATGAGGTTACAGACCTCCTGGCCAGCTTCACGTCACTCAGCCTGCAGATGCAGAAGATGGACAACAGGTAA
- the ANKRD54 gene encoding ankyrin repeat domain-containing protein 54 isoform X2, protein MIWTQQLLEDGADPCAADDKGRTALHFASCNGNDHIVQLLLDHGADPNQRDGLGNTPLHLAACTNHVPVITTLLRGGARVDALDRAGRTPLHLAKSKLNILQEGFSHSLEAVRLEVKQIIQMLREYLDRLGRHEQKEQLDDLCSRLQMTSTKEQVDEVTDLLASFTSLSLQMQKMDNR, encoded by the exons ATGATTTGGACACAG CAACTCCTGGAGGATGGAGCTGACCCCTGTGCTGCGGACGACAAGGGCCGGACAGCCCTGCACTTTGCCTCCTGCAATGGCAACGATCACATTG TCCAACTGCTTCTGGACCATGGGGCTGACCCAAACCAGAGAGATGGGCTGGGCAATACTCCCTTACACTTGG ctgcctgcacGAACCACGTTCCTGTCATCACCACGCTGCTGCGCGGAG GGGCCAGAGTTGATGCCTTGGATCGAGCTGGCAGAACCCCACTACACCTGGCTAAGTCAAAGCTGAATATCCTGCAGGAAGGATTCTCCCACAGCCTGGAGGCTGTACGCCTTGAAGTGAAACAG ATTATCCAGATGTTGCGGGAATATCTGGACCGTCTGGGGAGGCATGAGCAAAAGGAACAGCTGGATGACCTCTGCTCCAGGCTACAGATGACTAGCACGAAGGAGCAG GTGGATGAGGTTACAGACCTCCTGGCCAGCTTCACGTCACTCAGCCTGCAGATGCAGAAGATGGACAACAGGTAA